The genomic segment ATCGCGGATGACCATCGCCGTGGATCTGAATGCCGATTTGATGGGCAAAACCATCAAGCCCGGTCAGGCCTATCAGACGGTCGCGGGATTTGATATTTTCAACGATCAGGACGTGCCGCGGGAAGAGCAGAAGATATTTAAAAGCTCCAGCATCGGGCGGCGTCTTTTCCGCCGGGAAGAAAACAGCCCCAGCCTTTTTGGCGTGATGGTGTCCGCGCTGGGGATCATTCAGGACCGCCTGACCCGCTCCCGCCTCGCCGGGGACCCGCCGGACGTTCATATCAAGCCGCAGATCGGACATATCGGGATGCTGGAATTTGAAAAAGCGGACGAACTCATCCGTCTGGGCGAAGAAGCGGCGGAAAGGGCCATGCCTGAAATTCTGGCGGCCATTCGCGTCCTCCTGCCCCCGTCGATGCAGCCGCAAATCGCGGACAGCGACATCCCGCCGCAGGGATAGCCGCCGCGAACGCCTTTTACCCCTAACTTTTCGGCTGCTTGCGTTTTTTGTGCTTGCGGTCCGGCAGGGCCCTACCCCAGCGCATTTCATCCGCCAGATAGGTCGGCATCACGTTGTTGTATACCGCGATGAGGTTTTTCAGCGCGTTATGGACCTCTTTGGGAGTCTGGCAATGGCCGAAATTGGCCGCATGAAGACCGGATTTGAACAGGCAGGTATCAAGCGACACCGCGTGCCCCCCGATCACGTCATGCGCCATCGTATCGCCCAGGACAACCGTGCCGGAAGGATAAATCTCTTTTTCTTTCAGGATTTCGATGCAATGCATAAAAATAAGGGAATGGGGTTTGCCGATATGATACACGATCCCGCCGGAATCCTGATAACGCCGCGCCAGAAGGGACGGCCCCTTCAGCAGGGCGTTTCCGATCATGGACAAACTATCCGGGCTGGGGCAAACGGCTTTCAGGCGAAGCTGGATCGCGCGGCGGATCAAAGGCTCGTAATGCTCCAGCGTTTTGCGGGGATAATCCATCCCCGTAATCAAAACGAAATCCGCGTTCTCTATATCATCAACGGCCGTCACACCCGTCCCGTCGAGGATAGACGTGTCGTCCCCCCGGCTGAAGACAAAACACTTTTTCCCTATCTTCTGAAAAACACCGCCGGTCTGACGGTGCAGCCCCTGCCAGATCACTTCCCCGGAAGTGACGATTTCGCTATACAGGCTCGGCCCGAGGCCCATTTTTTTAAGCTCGTCTTTATGAAACTCCGCCCGCCGCGTTGAGTTCGAAAGCAGCAAAATCGTCTTTTTGCGCTCTTTGAGTTCTTTCATGCAGTCCAGAACACCGGGGAACAGGTTTTCGCCGTCATGGAGGGTTCCCCATTGGTCTATGATGAACCCCATATAGCTGTCGGAGATATCCGAAACACCTTGGCAGAACTTCGTCTTCGCCATGAATACGTGACCTTTACTCTATTACCTTGCGGTTACCCGTGCAAAAAGCTGGCGCATGCGAAATGCGCCGACCCGTCATTATGACGCCAAGCGGAAGATCAATCAACCAATCCTTTAGACGAAAAATCGGCTTCCCCCTCGAAAACACCTTGCCTTTTCATAATTTTTTTTGCATTATCTCCGGCATAATCTTTTGATGGCGAAGACAATCGGGGCATTCAACATGGTAATGAAAGCATTTGGCATGGCCATAGATGGAAGAGGCCGCAGACTGGGGGAGGTTCGCGTTCCGACCCCGCCGCCGCATCAGATGGTCCCTGCACCGGAGCACAGACCCACCCCCGGCCCGCAGGAGGGCGTTCGCGCCTATCCGCCCGCTCAAAAACCGCTCTAATCAGACGAAATTCCGCCCGTCCTAGGCCGTTTTGCGCGCAGAGCGCAGGATCTTCGGCTCTTTTCCCGCCGCATAGCACAGCATCTCGTAGAGTTTTCCGATGTCGCTGGAGGCAAAGGTCGAAGCCAGCAAGTCGCCGTGATCGTTCGCGCCGGCCTGCACATAAACCTCTTCGAACTGGCGCACGAAACGATTCACATAGTTTCGGAACTCGCTGTTTTTCTCATATCTGCCCCTGATTTTATCCACAGGCAAATCGTCTCTCATTTCCGCCAGCCGGCGCGTAAAGACGGAAACGTCGCCCTTCTGATAGGCTTTCCACGTCCGCTCCGGCACCTCGCCGTCCATCAGGCGCGTAATATCCACAGACAGGGAGTGAAGGCTTTCCACCACAAATTTGGCGCTGCCAAAGAAGGAATCCCTCTGGATTTTCCAGTCTTCTTTCCGGATTTTCTCCGCCTGCCGGACGGCATCCTGCGCGGCTTTGAATAACGCGCTGGATTGGCGGCTGAAGCTGCCGGAAGCGTCATCCGCGCTCTGCACGACCTGCGAGGAGATCGTGATAAGGTTTTTGCTTTCTTTCGAAAGGCGCTCGCGCACCTCTTCAATTTGTTCAAAAACCCTCTCGCCCTGCTGTCCGACCTCATTCATCTTGCTGGACAAAATCGACGCTGCATGGCTGATCTTGTCGGCGCTGGCCGCAGATGCCTGTGCCACGTCGTCTGTCTGACGGCTCAGTTCCTCGCCGTAGGATTTCGAGATTTGAAGCGACGATTTCATCTGTTCCGACATCTCGCGCGCACGCAGGGCAAAGCCGTCTCCAGCCTTTTTAAGCTCCGACAATGTGTCCTGCGAAGATTCAAGAAGCGTTCTGGATTCTTTCTGGACTCGCGCCACCATGTCCTGGGTATTCGATACACTTTCTTCCACCGTCTTGCTCAGGCGTTGGTTTTCCGCGTGCACTTTTCCGCCGGCCCGCGCCAGATGCTCCGCCGCCTCTTCCGAAGAGTTTTTCACCTTCTCGAGGTTTTTCGCGAACCCTTCCCCTGCATTTTGGATCTGCGCAACGGACATCCCGACCATTTCCGTGAGTTCGTGGAACTGGTCGCTGACGGCTGTTTGCACAGCCTCTATTTTCATGAGCGCCTGATCTGTTGACAAATGAACATCCGTAGACTGCCCTTCCAGCGCCTTGCCGATCGCGTCCACGCGCTCTTCCGCATTGCGCGAAGCGGTTTCCATATCTTCAACGCAGCCACGGAGATACTCGCCGGAACTGCGCAGCAGCGCCGCGGCATCATGCGCGCCGGCTTTCAGGGAGCCGAGGCGTTCATCAAAGACGGTGCCGACTTTCTCCAGTTTTTCGAGATTGGCCTCGCTTGTTTCTTCAAATCCTTCCCGCAGATCGCGCAAGCGCCGGGCCGTTTCCTCGACCTGTTCCACGGCCCTTTCATAAATCGGCGTATAGGTTTCGGACGTGTCCTGCAGCGCCTGCGTTACGCCCGCAAGCGCCTCTTTCGCGCCGGAAGATTGCGCGTTCAGGGAAGAAACCTGCGCCAGCAATTTTTCGTCCAGCGCCCCCAGTTCGCTTAAAGCCCTGCCGCTGCGCTCTTCAATGTCCTGACAACTGATGACAATCCGGTTTTGAAGGGAAGAGAGTTTTCCTTCCACATCCTGCGAATAATCCGTCAGCTTTCTGGATTCTTCGGACAGGGAATCGCGCACGGTTTCAATCCGGCTTAAGGAAATATCCACCTGCTGCGCCAGACTTTCCTTCTGCTGGACCAGCGTGTCGCTCAGGCTGCGGGAATGCCCGGCAAGCTGCCCGCTCAAGCTTGAAACGTCGCGCACCTGCGTGCGCAACATATCGCGGATGCAAACGGCCTTTTCTTCGGCGCGGTTTGAAGCTTCGGTAAGCTCCCCTACCCTTTGGGCAAGACTTTCCGATATTCTGGCGTGTGTCATATCCGCAGACTCAACCGCAGCCACGATGTTGCGGACAGGCGCGGCCAGAGAATGCGAAACGCTTTCCATGCACGCGGCGGCCTCTTCCTGCATGTTTTTAAATTTATCGGCCTGCGCCCCGACATTTCTGGAGATATCCTCGGCCTGAACCGTAATTTGTTCGCTTGTTTTCTCCAGAGCCGACCGCCCTTCCTCCAGCATTGACACAAGCGCCTGAATACGGGAGGTCTGTTTTTCCGCTTCCCTGTTCAAATCCCCGATACGTTCATCGGTTTGGGTCAGCATATTTTCAGCCTGTTTTTCAGCCTGTGCGGATGTTTTCGACAGGCCCTCCACCGCGCGCCGGACGGAAGCGCTCATATTCTCCGCGCTGGAAACGGCCACGGACATGGCCTCTTCCAGCTTATGCGCGGCTTCGGAACCGGCGGTTTCAATCGCCTGCGCCTTTTTATCCAGATGATCGGCCGTATCCTGCAGGCTTCCGGCTTTTTCTTCCAGCCGTTTTTCAAGTCCTTCGGTCTGCGCCGCCGCCTTGTCGACCGCCGCGCGGATCATCTCGACATTTCCTGTTAAGGCCCCCGCCATAGCTTCCACTTTTTGGGACAGGGCCATCAACCCTTCGTCCAGCGCTTCACGATTTTCTTCCAGGCTCCGTCCTACATTTTCCAGAGAGGAGGAGGCTTTTTCCGTGACCGTTTCGAGCGATGTAACCTGCTGCGCCAGGAGTTCCCCAACCCGCGCCGTTTCCGTTACTTTTTCGGCGGTACCGAGAATTTTTTCCGTACTTTTGGAGAAGATATCTTCCACCTCGGCGCTCTGTGCGAACATTGTTTTCGCCGCCGCATCCCAGGCGTTCGCGCCTTCCGCCGTTTTGGATTCGATACCGGCAACGCGTTTTTCGATTTCTTCCATCAAAGAACGCAGGCTGGCGCTGCGTTCCTCCAGAGCCTGCGCCAACAGGTCAATATGCGTTTCGGTTTCGGCGTTCATGCTGCCCAGATTTTTAATCTCCGAGCGAAGGCCCATCCGCGCCCGATGAATGGATTTCAGGACAGAGGTCGAAGCGGTCGAAAGCTCGGCGGCCTGACGGCACAGATCCTCAATATCCCTGTGGATGACCTGCGCGCGTTCCTCGGACGGGAAAATCATGGCCTGCAATTCCGCACGCAGCGCATCGGCATACATGTGGACGTCCGCCCCGCGCTGCGCGTAAGCCAGAACCATCCACAGCAGCGCCAGCGGCGCCAGAGCGCCGGCCAGAAACCCGCCCAGAAGATGGGGCTGAAGCGCCAGGATTTCGCTCCAGCCGATATAGGTCTGAACATAGCCCAGAGAAAGCCCTATCCACACGGCGCTGGCGAGGACGCCCGCCACATTCATGATTTTAAAACGAAGGGTCCGGCGCATCGGCGCGGTATTGGACGGACTTAACATCAGGGCGGGTTCCAGATATTGCTCCGGCTCCTCTTCCTGCGCAGCCTGAGCGGCAGGCCGCTTCGGCGCCCGGATTTCGCCGGGATTCCCGCGCGTTTTGTCCGCGCCCTTTGACTCTTCCTGATTGGCCGCGGAGGTGATGCGCAGCATTTTAAGCCCCGACCCGCTGCGGATGGAAAACTGGCTTTCGACCTGTTGTGCTACCGGATCGTCTTTGTCCGGACTTTTTTGCGGGACCGGCTTTTTCGCAGACAAGGGCGGGATATTGCTTTCCACAGGCATTTGATCGTGCAGCTTATCCCCCTTCTTGACCCCTGTGAGTTTTTCACGGGTCACCTCAATGTTTTTATAGGATCGCTTTGCTGCGGATAAATCGGACATGAAGGCCCCTTCTTTTGATTAAAAAGTTCAAAAAAGTCAAAAATGAGAAGGTTTTATAGAGGCATGTTCAAGGCATCTCTGCAAGATAGAAAAAATTTTTTCCACAGGGATTGCGCCGGTCCGCCCGCATAGACGACGGTATGTTTTTATTCGTTTTTAAGGTCTTGTATGTAAGCCTTGAGATCCCGCTTTAATTCGGGCGCCAAAAGATAAAGACCGATCAGGTTGGGGATCGCCATGATAAAAACAGCAGAATCTGTAAAGAGAATGACATTCTCCAGTGCCGACGATGCGCCGACAACCACGAAGGCCAGAAAAATAATTTTGTACCCGTATTCGACCGCATTGCTTTCTCCAAACAGATAGGTCGCGCTTTTCAGCCCGTAATAGGACCATGAAATGATGGTTGAAAAGGCAAAGAGGAATACGATAAAGGCTAAAAGATACGGAAAGAACGGTATAGCCGTTTCGAATGCACGGGAGGTCAGCACCATCCCTTCCATGCCGTCCGCCTCCTGATAAGCCCCGGTCAGTACAATCACAAACGCCGTGACCATGCAAATCACCGCCGTGTCGATAAAAGGCCCCAGCATGGCGACAAATCCCTGGCGGATATGGCTGTCCGTTTGCGCGGCGGAGTGCGGTATCGCGGCGGAGCCAAGGCCCGCCTCGTTCGAAAAGACGGCCCGCTGGACACCGACGAGAAGAGCGCCGATGACCCCGCCCAACCCCGCTTCCGGCGTCAGGGCCAACTCGAAAATCCTGATGAAGGCGCCGGGAACGCGTTCGTAATCCATCCCGATCACAACGAGGCCGGACAGCAGGTACAGCCCGCCCATCAACGGCACGATCTTGGAGGCCACGGCGGCAATGGACCTGATCCCGCCAAGGATCACAAGCCCTGTCAAAAAGGCCAGAAACAACCCGTACATCCACCCTTTATCCGCCAGAAACCCTTCAGCGCCGCCGGTGATGTTGACGAATTGCTGGAACGACTGGTTGGACTGGAACATGCTGGCCGCGCCCAACGCAGCCACGGCGCAGCAAAAGGAAAACAGGCTGGCCATGATATGCCCCAGATAGGGGATGTCCCGGTTGTCAAAAGCATCCCGCAGGTAATACATCGGCCCGCCGGAAATTTTCTTTGTATCTCCGGAGGTTGCATGATGCCGGTATTTCACCCCCATCGCCGCTTCGGCAAATTTTGTCGACATGCCAAACAGGCCCATGACAAACATCCAGAAGGCCGCCCCCGGTCCGCCGACGGAAATGGCAACCGCCACGCCTGCGATATTGCCCAGCCCCACCGTGCCGGACAAAGAGGTCATCAGGGCCTGAAAAGGACTGATCTGGCCGTCCACCCCTTCTTTTTTACTGTAATATTTTCCGGACACGATCCGGATGGCATGGCCGAAATAACGGAAATTGATGAAGCCGAGATACAGGGTAAAAAACAGGGCCCCGATCACGAGCCAGACAAGGATGAGTTTAATGTCGTACCCTGTAAAGGGTTCGGCATAGAAGATAACGGACGCGAGCCCTTCGGACACCGGCCGAAAAGATTCGTTAATCTGCTGGTCTATACTCATACTGGCTTTCCGGTTTTAACCGTTTGTCTAGTTTTCGCAGATGGAATGCTCGCCGCGAAAGGTGGAAGACGCCCAGTGGCGAAATTCGTCGCGGCTCATCTTTGCCGCCTTCGGGATACGGGGAGAAAAGGTCGCGCAGAAAATATCCGGACGCATCCGCGCCGCATCTGTGGAAACCTTGTTGGCCATGGCGGTGCGCAATCCATGCAACCGTCCTTCCGGATTCTTGTCCCCTATCCGGTTGTAATAATTTATCAGCGTTTCCTCATATCCTGCGAACAAATCGGCATTGCGGTCCGTCATTTCGCGGTATTGCTGATAAAAATTCTTCCAGCCGCGCGGGGTCATATGCTGGCAATTCAGGCCAATGACCATAAGCTCGCTGTGAATGCGAATACCTTGTTCGGCCTCGGCCTCAGCGGTCGAATAACATCCGCCCCCTTTTTTGGCAAAGGCCGGGGTAAAAGCCGGGAGCACAAGCAAAGACGTCACAAGGACAAGAGATAGAAGTCTCATCAGTCAAAATCCTTACAATACATAAACACTTAAGAGGTCTTCAAATCAGAATAGTTCCGGTATGCGGCAAAAAAACGGCAATGTCTACCGGAAACAGGATTTGATGCACATCTTAGTTTCTTGATTTTTGTTCTCTTTCTATGGTTTATACGGTCCCGGGACCATGAAAAAGAAACTCTACATCAAGAGCTGGGGCTGCCAGATGAATGAATATGACAGCCGCCGGATGGCCGATATCCTGGCGCCGCTGGGCTACCGGACGGTCGAAACACCCGAAAGCGCGGATATGGTCATCCTGAACACCTGCCATATCCGCGAAAAAGCCACGGACAAGGTCTTCTCCGAAATCGGCCGCCTGCGCCCCTTCAAGGAAGAAAAAGAGACGCGTGGCGGCAAGATGCTGATTGCCGTGGCGGGATGCGTGGCGCAAGCCGAGGGCGATTTCATCCTCAAGCGCGCGCCTTGCGTGGATATGGTCTTCGGGCCGCAAACCTACCACGAACTGCCTGAAATGGTGGCCAAAGCCACAGGTGCCTTTGGGGACCGGCGCATTGTGAACACCGACTTCCCCGCCGAAAGCAAGTTCGATTTCCTCCCCGAAGAGCATGAGAATCCGGGAGCTGCGGCCTTTTTGTCCGTGCAGGAAGGCTGCGATAAATTCTGCACCTTCTGCGTCGTGCCCTATACGCGGGGGGCGGAATATTCACGGCCGGCGGAAAAAATCATGGCCGAAGCGCGGC from the Rhodospirillales bacterium genome contains:
- a CDS encoding TIGR01459 family HAD-type hydrolase, whose translation is MAKTKFCQGVSDISDSYMGFIIDQWGTLHDGENLFPGVLDCMKELKERKKTILLLSNSTRRAEFHKDELKKMGLGPSLYSEIVTSGEVIWQGLHRQTGGVFQKIGKKCFVFSRGDDTSILDGTGVTAVDDIENADFVLITGMDYPRKTLEHYEPLIRRAIQLRLKAVCPSPDSLSMIGNALLKGPSLLARRYQDSGGIVYHIGKPHSLIFMHCIEILKEKEIYPSGTVVLGDTMAHDVIGGHAVSLDTCLFKSGLHAANFGHCQTPKEVHNALKNLIAVYNNVMPTYLADEMRWGRALPDRKHKKRKQPKS
- a CDS encoding alanine:cation symporter family protein, coding for MSIDQQINESFRPVSEGLASVIFYAEPFTGYDIKLILVWLVIGALFFTLYLGFINFRYFGHAIRIVSGKYYSKKEGVDGQISPFQALMTSLSGTVGLGNIAGVAVAISVGGPGAAFWMFVMGLFGMSTKFAEAAMGVKYRHHATSGDTKKISGGPMYYLRDAFDNRDIPYLGHIMASLFSFCCAVAALGAASMFQSNQSFQQFVNITGGAEGFLADKGWMYGLFLAFLTGLVILGGIRSIAAVASKIVPLMGGLYLLSGLVVIGMDYERVPGAFIRIFELALTPEAGLGGVIGALLVGVQRAVFSNEAGLGSAAIPHSAAQTDSHIRQGFVAMLGPFIDTAVICMVTAFVIVLTGAYQEADGMEGMVLTSRAFETAIPFFPYLLAFIVFLFAFSTIISWSYYGLKSATYLFGESNAVEYGYKIIFLAFVVVGASSALENVILFTDSAVFIMAIPNLIGLYLLAPELKRDLKAYIQDLKNE